Genomic segment of Picrophilus oshimae DSM 9789:
ACCCTTTATGTGTTCAAATTCCGTTTCAAGCTGTGATCTTGTTATTAAAACTGGAAAGCTAACCTCCTGAAATGATTTATTATCAACGTTATCCCTTATAATATTATCAATAAGGCGCATGATCTTAAGCCCGTATGGCAGCCAGACGTTCATGCCCTTTATTGCATATCTTTTATCACTAAGCTTTGCTAGATCAATGATTTCATTATACCATTCACTGAAATTTTCCTTTTTATTTTCCATTCAATGTGTATATATTCATTGTATATTATTTTTTAATTGATATTACCAGATAATTTATATTAAAAATGATATTATAAATGTAAAAATTGTTATAAATATCATACATAAAATAAATTTTAATAATAACTTATGATAAAGAATCATGATCCGGGCTGAATGGAATTCACTTAAAAAGGTGATGCTTCACAGGCCAGGCATGGAGATAAACTATGCCATGTTTGCGCCAAAGGCGTTTTTATTTGAGAGGCCATTTAACTATATGAGGGCAATAGAGGAGCATAAGATGCTCGAGGAAAAATTAAAAGAAAATAATATTAATGTCATAATATTAAAGGATGAGATAATAAAAAAGGCACTTGAATCAGATGCCTTTATGGATAAGCTCAGGGAAAAGGTAATATCAATTGTAAAATACTATGGCACAAAGGAATTAATAGAAAATGCCAGGAACGATCTTGAAAAAAATATAAAATACATTGATCCGGAAACACTATTTAATGCCTTTATAACAGAGCTTTCCATAGATTTAAAAAGTTATTTAAATGGCATTGAGTACCCTACTGTTTATTCAAATTTACCACTGGCAAACCTCTATTTCATGCGCGATCAGCAGGCAATATCCTCTGGAATTATCATAGGAAACATGAGAATGAACCAGAGAAGAAAGGAAACAGATATAACAGAGTTCTTTTTTAGGGAGGTATTAAACGAAAATAGGATCACCAGGGTAAAAAATGGCTACTTTGAGGGTGGCGATTTTATGCCTGCAGGATCATTTGCAATAATAGGAACGGGCAGCAGAACGGACATTAATGGTGCCATTGATGCAATGAACTCTGGTTTAATGGATTTTGATGAAATTTTAATAGTTAATAATCCAAACTATGATTTTATGAGCTACAATCCACAGTTCAACATGCATTTAGATACATATTTTAACATAGCAGGTGATGGCATAGTGGTAACATCGGAAAATTTAATAAAAAATGCCGCTGCAACACTATATCAGAAAAACGGAGATAAATACGAAAGGGCATTTGAAACAACACTCTTTGATTATATAAAGAAAAGGGACTTTAACATAATAGATATGAACCTGGCAGAGCAGCTGTCATACTCATCAAACTTCCTTACATTATCAGATAAAAAGATCATAGCAGTTGACTCAAAAAGGATCATTGAAAAGCTAATTAAGGAAAAAGTTTTTCCTGGAAATATTGAAAACATGATAAAAAAACAGATTTCAAATGAGTTCATGCCTG
This window contains:
- a CDS encoding arginine deiminase family protein, yielding MIRAEWNSLKKVMLHRPGMEINYAMFAPKAFLFERPFNYMRAIEEHKMLEEKLKENNINVIILKDEIIKKALESDAFMDKLREKVISIVKYYGTKELIENARNDLEKNIKYIDPETLFNAFITELSIDLKSYLNGIEYPTVYSNLPLANLYFMRDQQAISSGIIIGNMRMNQRRKETDITEFFFREVLNENRITRVKNGYFEGGDFMPAGSFAIIGTGSRTDINGAIDAMNSGLMDFDEILIVNNPNYDFMSYNPQFNMHLDTYFNIAGDGIVVTSENLIKNAAATLYQKNGDKYERAFETTLFDYIKKRDFNIIDMNLAEQLSYSSNFLTLSDKKIIAVDSKRIIEKLIKEKVFPGNIENMIKKQISNEFMPDKRAMIDHGIDVIKIDLSEITGGYGGAHCMSSAIIRN